The DNA region GAATTTCGTGGGACCTACACCGTCATGATCACGCCCTTCGACACCGAGGGCAGGGTCGATCTCGCGGCGACGGCGAACTTTGTCGACTGGCAGATCACCGAGGGCATTCACGGCCTGGTGCCGCTCGGCTCGACGGGCGAGTTCCTCTCGATGACCGACGACGAGCGCGCCGCCGTCGCCGAAACCGTGATCCGCAAGGCCGCGGGCCGCGTGCCGGTCCTCATCGGCACCGGCGCGGAATCGACCGACGACGTGATCCGCTATTCGCGGCAGGCGGAGTCGCTTGGCGCCGACGGCGTGATGATCATCCCGCCCTTCTATTCGACGCCGACCGAGGACGAGTTGTTCGAGCACTATCGGCGCATCGGCGCCGCGATCGGCTTGCCGATCATGATCTACAACAACCCCGCGACCGCCAATGTCGACCTGACCCCGCGGATCGTCGAACGGCTGAGCCGGATCGACAATGTCCGCTACATCAAGGAATCGACGATGGATGTGACGCGCATCCGCGACATCCTCGAATTCTGCGGCGACCGCATGACCGTTTTCGGTGGCATCATGGGCTTCGAATCGTTCCTGGAGGGTGCGGCGGGCTGGATCGCGGTCGGCTCCAACATCATGCCGAAGGAAATGGCGCAGCTGTTCTCGCTCTGGGCCGATCACCGGGACTATGACGGTGCGAAGGCGCTCTATCACCGGATGCTGCCTGTCATCCGCCTCGTCGCCGGCCATCGCTATGTCTCCGGCACCAAGGCGGCACTCGCCATGATGGGACGCTCCGTCGGCGACCCACGCCCCCCTCGCCTGCCGCTTCCCTCGGCGGAACTGCCGGTCGTCGCCGAGGCCCTGGCGAAAGCGGGCGTCGTGATCGGCAGGGCTACCTGACCTTGGCCGAGGCGGCCAACCGGCGACTCGGCGGACCTGCCATCGAGCCGGCTGGCGAAACGATTGCGTTTAGATTTGAAGGCGCTGCCGTACCTGCAAGAGCCGGCGAGACAGTCGCCGCCGCATTGACGGCAGCGGGTGAGACGGGTCTTCGCCAGGCAGGTCCGGCCGAGCGGCGCGGCGTCTTCTGCGGCATGGGCGTGTGCCAGGAATGTCTGGTCGAGATCGACGGACGCGGCGGCCAGCGCGCCTGCATGGTGAAGGTAGAGGCCGGCATGAATGTCCGCCGGCATGATCCGGCGACAGCGTCCTTGAGCGCGCTCGGCAGCCGGCCCGAGGCCGAAATGCCCGTTGAAACCTGCGACATCGTCATCATCGGTGCCGGTCCGGCGGGACTTTCGGCCGCGCGCCTGCTCGCCGGGAACGGTCTGCGCGCGATCCTGATCGACGAGCGCCCGCAGCCCGGCGGACAATATTTCAAGCCGCTGGCCCCGTCGCATCGCTTTCGACGCGGCGGCGAGGACGCTCAGTTTGCCGCCGGTCGCAGGCTCGTCCAGGAAGTCCTCGCCAGCGGCGCCGAGATCCGATCGGGTCAGACTGTCTGGCAGGCAACGACCACCCCCGACGGCGTTGAACTCGGCATCCAAGCGCCCGGAGGGGCCTATGTGCTGCGGGCGAACGCCATTCTGGTCGCGACGGGCGCCTACGAGCGACCCTGGCCGGTACCCGGATGGACGCTGCCGGGGGTGATGACCACCGGCGCGGCGCAGACGCTCGCCCGAGCCTATCGCGTGGCACCGGGAACGCGCGTTCTGGTCGCCGGCAACGGGCCGCTCAACTGGCAGCTCGCGCTGGAGATCGCGCGGGGCGGCGGCCATGTCGTCGCCGTGCTGGAGAGCGGGACACCATCGAGCCCGCGACGAGCCGCGGCCCTGCTCGGCATGATGGCCGCCGATCCTCGGCTCGCTTTGGCCGGGGCGCGGCTGCGCCTGGGGCTCGCGAAAGCAGGCATCGCGCTGCATCAGGGCACGCGCATCGTCGCGCTGGAGGGCGAGGTACAAGTGGCGCGAGCCATCGCGGCGCCCACGGGCGCCATGCCGGGCGCAACGGATGATCCGACCCGCATGTTTGATGTCGACGCCGTCTGCCTCGGTTATGGCTTTCTGCCGTCGACGGGTCTGCTGCGCATGCTCGGCTGCCCCGTCACGGTCGACGCGCGCACAGGCTTTGCCACCCCCGTTCTTGCCGAAGACGGGCGGGCCGGCACCGGCAACCTATGGGTCGCCGGCGATGCCGGCGGCATTGGCGGCAGCGTCATCGCCGAGGCTGCGGGTATCGTCGCGGCCGCTGCCATCCTTAAGGCGGCGGGGCGTTCCGATGGCAGTAGCGCCGCCGCGGCGGCGGCCGCGCGTCATCGCCGGGCGCGGGCGGTTCGCTTCCAGCACCATCTCTGGCGGCTGTTCGAAGCGCCGTCGGCACCGGCACCAGGGGATGCGACTCTCGTCTGCCGCTGCGAAAATGTCACCGCCGGCACGATCCGCGGCCTCCGGGACAGCGGCGTGACCGATCTCGGCAGCCTGAAGCGACAGACCCGCCTCGGCATGGGCGGCTGCCAGGGCCGGTACTGCGCTGGCGCGGCCTTGAAGCTGCTGCGCGGCGGCAATCTTTCCGATGATGCGACCGCCGCCGATCTCTTCGCGCCACAGGCGCCGGAAAAGCCGGTGCCGGCCATTCTTCTCGAACGCGAAAAAGCGGAATGGGGCGGTCATCGCGAGGTCGAGACGCGGCTTGCGCCGTCACACATGCCGCCGCCCGATCCGATTCCGCGCGAAATCGACCTGCTCGTCATCGGCGCTGGCATCATCGGCACGTCGACAGCCCTGTTCGCAGCGGAAGCGGGCATCGAAACGGTCGTAATCGACCGCGCCGCGCCGAACAGCCAGGCGTCCGGCGGCAATGCTGGCAGCCTGCATGTGCAGTTGCTCTCCTGGGACTTCGGCCGGAAGGCCATGGCCGGCGGCAGCCCGGCGCTGCGCACGATCCCGCTGCAACGGGATGCCGTGGCGCTCTGGAAGACGCTTGAGAGCGAACTTGGCGGCGATTTCGAGATTGCCACAACCGGCGGCCTGATGGTCGCTGAGAACAGCGATCAGACTGCGTTTCTGCGCCAGAAGGTCGAAGCCGAGAGGAGCATGGGCATCGAGGTCGAGGTGATCGGCCGCTCGGAGATCGAAGCACTGGCGCCGCAGATTTCTGACTGCATGGTCGTCGCGTCCTACTGTCCCCAGGAAGGCAAGATAAACCCGATGAAGGCGACGCCGGCCCTCGTCGCGGAAGCACAGCGCCGGGGCGTGCGCTTCGCGGCTGGCCAGAACGTAGTCGCGATCCAGCCTGAAGCGGGCGCCTACGCTGTCACCACGAACGACACAACAATCCGTGCGCGCCGTGTCGTGATAGCCGCCGGCGGCTGGTCCCGTCATCTCGGGCGCATGGTCGGCGTCGAACTGCCCATCTCCGGTGCGCCGCTGCAGATGCTGGTGACCGAGCCGACGCGGCCGATCCTGAAGCAGCTCGTCGCCCATGCCGATCGGCATCTGACCATGAAGCAGTCGACGAATGGCAATTTGATCATCGGCGGCGCCTGGACAGCGGGCACGGATCCAGCCACCGGCTATGCGCGCATCTTCCGCTCAAGCATCGAGGGCAATCTGTGGGTGGCGGAACGCACGGTGCCCAGCCTCGCCGGGTTGCATCTCCTGAGGAGCTGGGCGGCCATGAATGTCAATATCGACGGCGCGCCGCTTCTTGGGGAGGTGCCTGGCATGCCGGGCCTGTTCATAGCCGCCTCGGCCAATGGCTATACGCTTGGACCGTTGCTGGGTCAGATCACGGCGGACTGCGTGCTGGGCAGGCCGGGGAGACAGGCGATCGATGGATTCACGCTGGCGCGGTTTCAGACGGCGCCGGCATGACTGTGGTGTCTCGTCGGATCCGCGTCAGCAAGATTTCCCGCACAGGCAGGCAGGATGCGAGGCTCGACGAGATATGGCGTGGCAGCTCCGTCTGCCCGCGCGAGGATAGAAACGATGAGGGTGGAGACCGATGCCAAATCCTGATTATGCCCTGACCGGGGTCCATGTAGTCGACGTCGTCGCCGGCAGGATCCTGCGAGACCGGGCTGTGACCATCGGCAGCGGCAAGATCGTCGCCATCACCGAGGAAAGGCTGCTCGATCCGGCGCTGAGGCGCATCCCGCTCGGCGGCCGCTACTTATCGCCCGGCCTGATCGACTGCCACGCGCACGTGTTCATCGGTCAGTTCAACGATGGGCGCACGATCCTGCCTTCCGAGATGACGGCCCGCGCGGGGCAGCATCTCATCGGCATGCTGCATCGCGGCTTCACGACCATTCGCGACGCGGGCGGCGCCGACTATGGGCACAAGGCGGCCATCGAGAAGGGGCTGTTCCAAGGGCCACGCATGTTCGTCTCCGGCCGCATCCTGTCGCAGACCGGCGGGCATGGCGACCATCGCGGCCGTGCCGAAACCTGCAATTGCAGCGCCGCTCTAGGCGGAGTCGGCATCATCGCCGATGGTATCGATGAAGTGCGCAAGGCGGCGCGCGAGAACATCCGCCAGGGCTGCGACCAGATCAAGATCATGGCCGGCGGCGGCGTCTCCTCCCCGGGCGACAAGCTGGTGCATCCGCAATATTCGCTGGAGGAGATCGCCGCGATCGCCGACGAGGCGGACCGTGCCGGACGCTATGTCATGGCCCATGTCTATAGCGACATCGGCATCCGCCGCGCCGTGGGCTCGGGCGTTCGATCGATCGAGCATGGCAATTTCCTGACCGACGAGACCGCGAAGCTGATGCGCGACCGCGACGCCCATCTGGTGCCGACGCTCATCACCTATGAGGCGGACGCCAAATACGGAATGGGCTTCGGCTGGTCGGAGGAGAACCAGGAAAAGAATGCGGAGGTAATGGCGAGCGGGCTCAAATCGCTGGAGGTCGCGCTCGGCAATCGCGTCAATGTCGGCTATGGCACAGATCTGTGCTGGTCGCCCAAGAGCTACCAAGC from Kaistia algarum includes:
- a CDS encoding FAD-dependent oxidoreductase; translated protein: MAEAANRRLGGPAIEPAGETIAFRFEGAAVPARAGETVAAALTAAGETGLRQAGPAERRGVFCGMGVCQECLVEIDGRGGQRACMVKVEAGMNVRRHDPATASLSALGSRPEAEMPVETCDIVIIGAGPAGLSAARLLAGNGLRAILIDERPQPGGQYFKPLAPSHRFRRGGEDAQFAAGRRLVQEVLASGAEIRSGQTVWQATTTPDGVELGIQAPGGAYVLRANAILVATGAYERPWPVPGWTLPGVMTTGAAQTLARAYRVAPGTRVLVAGNGPLNWQLALEIARGGGHVVAVLESGTPSSPRRAAALLGMMAADPRLALAGARLRLGLAKAGIALHQGTRIVALEGEVQVARAIAAPTGAMPGATDDPTRMFDVDAVCLGYGFLPSTGLLRMLGCPVTVDARTGFATPVLAEDGRAGTGNLWVAGDAGGIGGSVIAEAAGIVAAAAILKAAGRSDGSSAAAAAAARHRRARAVRFQHHLWRLFEAPSAPAPGDATLVCRCENVTAGTIRGLRDSGVTDLGSLKRQTRLGMGGCQGRYCAGAALKLLRGGNLSDDATAADLFAPQAPEKPVPAILLEREKAEWGGHREVETRLAPSHMPPPDPIPREIDLLVIGAGIIGTSTALFAAEAGIETVVIDRAAPNSQASGGNAGSLHVQLLSWDFGRKAMAGGSPALRTIPLQRDAVALWKTLESELGGDFEIATTGGLMVAENSDQTAFLRQKVEAERSMGIEVEVIGRSEIEALAPQISDCMVVASYCPQEGKINPMKATPALVAEAQRRGVRFAAGQNVVAIQPEAGAYAVTTNDTTIRARRVVIAAGGWSRHLGRMVGVELPISGAPLQMLVTEPTRPILKQLVAHADRHLTMKQSTNGNLIIGGAWTAGTDPATGYARIFRSSIEGNLWVAERTVPSLAGLHLLRSWAAMNVNIDGAPLLGEVPGMPGLFIAASANGYTLGPLLGQITADCVLGRPGRQAIDGFTLARFQTAPA
- a CDS encoding metal-dependent hydrolase family protein, with product MPNPDYALTGVHVVDVVAGRILRDRAVTIGSGKIVAITEERLLDPALRRIPLGGRYLSPGLIDCHAHVFIGQFNDGRTILPSEMTARAGQHLIGMLHRGFTTIRDAGGADYGHKAAIEKGLFQGPRMFVSGRILSQTGGHGDHRGRAETCNCSAALGGVGIIADGIDEVRKAARENIRQGCDQIKIMAGGGVSSPGDKLVHPQYSLEEIAAIADEADRAGRYVMAHVYSDIGIRRAVGSGVRSIEHGNFLTDETAKLMRDRDAHLVPTLITYEADAKYGMGFGWSEENQEKNAEVMASGLKSLEVALGNRVNVGYGTDLCWSPKSYQADGLLIHQKVCGPAEALRHATINNAKIVRMEGLVGEIAAGAHADLIVVDANPLDGLECFSQHASRVAAVLQAGRAVRDDYGLFGH
- a CDS encoding dihydrodipicolinate synthase family protein; this translates as MTKEFRGTYTVMITPFDTEGRVDLAATANFVDWQITEGIHGLVPLGSTGEFLSMTDDERAAVAETVIRKAAGRVPVLIGTGAESTDDVIRYSRQAESLGADGVMIIPPFYSTPTEDELFEHYRRIGAAIGLPIMIYNNPATANVDLTPRIVERLSRIDNVRYIKESTMDVTRIRDILEFCGDRMTVFGGIMGFESFLEGAAGWIAVGSNIMPKEMAQLFSLWADHRDYDGAKALYHRMLPVIRLVAGHRYVSGTKAALAMMGRSVGDPRPPRLPLPSAELPVVAEALAKAGVVIGRAT